TAATTTCTAATTTCTTGTAATAATCTTTATTTGTTCAGTCTGGCAAACCGCAGCTATTAAAGGAGTGTTCACATCGATGGTTCTTTGCGTGCATAATAGATGTTATACCTTTAATTGAAACTGCAGATGCAGAACATTGATGTATTCTTTAGAAACCCTGACCGTAATGATCTCCCCAGTGTATTCAAGCTGAATCTTTGCTGAACGTCAGTCAATGCTGCTGCCTGTGCTAGCTCCCAGTGTAATGCATGATACTTGGTCGGAGATTTGCGGAAAGGCGTATGATTTGCACAATCTCTTGTGTGCTTGGATTCAAGTTCTCATTAGCGTTTTGCTGTTTTAATGCATGAAAACGCGTCTTGGCCACCGAGATTGTAAAGTGcctatttacttatttatttgtgTGCAAAATTCATGACTTGCATTTTCTGCTCCTGTTGTGTGATGCGTTTTCATTTTGAATCTTTGTATGGAGATGAGAGCAGATATTTATTTTAAGAAGTTCTTGAGTTCGAATTCCTGGTTCTTatgtataataataataaaaatcaaCCGTAGCTTGAAGTGAAACTTGATGTAAAGATGCATCATGTTTTACTACAATTTTAGGTTGTTGTAATTTTGTGCATTTAGCTTGATGAATGCCCGTGCACTCTCAATGTTGATGCCCTAGCCGCCAACTGGGAAGCTTTCATTCTAGCTCCCGCCCATGAAAAGGGGTGAAGAAACAGGTTTTAGACGAGAACTTGATGATGATCTTCTCTCCTCCTAATGAGATTTCGTGAGAATGGCCGCCCTCGGAACCGGAAAGCCGTAGCGTTCTCAATATTGGTTTGGTAGATTTCTGCTATTCCACTTCCACTTCCTGTGTGCTTTTTCAGTAAACGGTTGTTGTACGGTACATTGATTTTTAAATTACTACTACTACAagtaaaatcttgtccaaaccaaaaaataaaagaaaaagaaaagattgaatACGTGTCTAAATGTCGATGGGTAAAACCGAGGTAGAATTGGGAGGTGGAACACAGGATcctaatcttttattttttttaagtatattATTTGGTTGGCAAATTAGCTACTAATTTAGCTAAAACCCACAATATGTCTCGCGCAGCGCAACAAAACGCCACTAGGCAACTGCTGGTGTGTAAAGTCCAAAAAAACAGCAGCTCCTTCTCCTAAAAGCTGAAATTGAGAATCCCCATAAGTCACCAAACACAACATCATCTCGCTAGTCGCCACTCAATGGCTTTCGGATTTCTTGTTTGAACCTCCGAGCGATGAGGAAATCGAGTACGGGCACGACGACAGTAAGGACGACTCAGGCGAAGAAGACGGAGAAGCGGAAAACGACGCCGTTAACGAGGAGGAAGACGAAATATCAATTTCTCCAgctaaaaagaataaaaaaatccaAGCACTCTCCCTGGGATTTCTCTTCCTACTCCCAATCAGTTGCCGACGGGCATGCCCGCCGCTGCACCACTTGAGGACCACTCAATTGAGTTTCGATTGGCCGTGCCTGAAAGAGAAGGGTATATTGGGAATCCAGACGATTACGTAGATACGGCGGGTTATGAAGCTTTGCAGCAAAACCTGGCCGAAACTGATAGCGATGGGCGGCGAGGAGCATCTCCCGCATCAAAAGCTTCTGTAGAAGCATTAGAAACCACGGAGATTAAGTCAAAACCGGAGGCATTGGCTTGTGCTGTATGTAAAGATATAGTTGGTGTTGGAGAAATGGTAAAGAAATTGCCTTGTGGACATGGATATCATGAGGATTGTATCATACCATGGTTGGGGTCGAGAAATTCGTGCCTTGTATGTAGGTATGAGTTGTCGACAGATGATGCAGAGTAcgaggaagaaaggaaaaagagagctACTGCTGCCGCTGCCGCTGCCCCGAGTTCTTCTTCCGGTGGCATTGGCGGTATTAGTGGTGATTACGAGATTCAGTTCTTCTAATCACACTGGTGGCATATACGTTTACTTTCTGcaattattttttgattttctttttcaagaattAGCTTATGGTTTCAGATATTTTGACTCGTGGAACTTTATTTGTGGACTAGCTTGAGAAATTGtaaatttgtttcttcttttcttgttaaTGTAAATAAGATTTACTTTGATAAAAAACTTGTTTCTTCTTTATCTCGAGCATCGTGTTCTTGGGGTTAGATAACATGGAAACTGAAACATTTGCACCTATGAAATTAATGATATCATTTTAAACATGATATGCTATGCTATTGAGGTATGCAATTTAACATGTGCATTTGGGTGCTTTAGGAGCTTTACTTATGTCATAAAATGCAGTTAATTTCTAATTTCTTGTAATAATCTTTATTTGTTCAGTCTGGCAAACCGCAGCTATTAAAGGAGTGTTCACATCGATGGTTCTTTGCGTGCATAATAGATGTTATACCTTTAATTGAAACTGCAGATGCAGAACATTGATGTATTCTTTAGAAACCCTGACCGTAATGATCTCCCCAGTGTATTCAAGCTGAATCTTTGCTGAACGTCAGTCAATGCTGCTGCCTGTGCTAGCTCCCAGTGTAATGCATGATACTTGGTCGGAGATTTGCGGAAAGGCGTATGATTTGCACAATCTCTTGTGTGCTTGGATTCAAGTTCTCATTAGCGTTTTGCTGTTTTAATGCATGAAAACGCGTCTTGGCCACCGAGATTGTAAAGTGcctatttacttatttatttgtgTGCAAAATTCATGACTTGCATTTTCTGCTCCTGTTGTGTGATGCGTTTTCATTTTGAATCTTTGTATGGAGATGAGAGCAGATATTTATTTTAAGAAGTTCTTGAGTTCGAATTCCTGGTTCTTatgtataataataataaaaatcaaCCGTAGCTTGAAGTGAAACTTGATGTAAAGATGCATCATGTTTTACTACAATTTTAGGTTGTTGTAATTTTGTGCATTTAGCTTGATGAATGCCCGTGCACTCTCAATGTTGATGCCCTAGCCGCCAACTGGGAAGCTTTCATTCTAGCTCCCGCCCATGAAAAGGGGTGAAGAAACAGGTTTTAGACGAGAACTTGATGATGATCTTCTCTCCTCCTAATGAGATTTCGTGAGAATGGCCGCCCTCGGAACCGGAAAGCCGTAGCGTTCTCAATATTGGTTTGGTAGATTTCTGCTATTCCACTTCCACTTCCTGTGTGCTTTTTCAGTAAACGGTTGTTGTACGGTACATTGATTTTTAAATTACTACTACTACAagtaaaatcttgtccaaaccaaaaaataaaagaaaaagaaaagattgaatACGTGTCTAAATGTCGATGGGTAAAACCGAGGTAGAATTGGGAGGTGGAACACAGGATcctaatcttttattttttttaagtatattATTTGGTTGGCAAATTAGCTACTAATTTAGCTAAAACCCACAATATGTCTCGCGCAGCGCAACAAAACGTCACTAGGCAACTGCTGGTGTGTAAAGTCCAAAAAAACAGCAGCTCCTTCTCCTAAAAGCTGAAATTGAGAATCCCCATAAGTCACCAAACACAACATCATCTCGCTAGTCGCCACTCAATGGCTTTCGGATTTCTTGTTTGAACCTCCGAGCGATGAGGAAATCGAGTACGGGCACGACGACAGTAAGGACGACTCAGGCGAAGAAGACGGAGAAGCGGAAAACGACGCCGTTAACGAGGAGGAAGACGAAATATCAATTTCTCCAgctaaaaagaataaaaaaatccaAGCACTCTCCCTGGGATTTCTCTTCCTACTCCCAATCAGTTGCCGACGGGCATGCCCGCCGCTGCACCACTTGAGGACCACTCAATTGAGTTTCGATTGGCCGTGCCTGAAAGAGAAGGGTATATTGGGAATCCAGACGATTACGTAGATACGGCGGGTTATGAAGCTTTGCAGCAAAACCTGGCCGAAACTGATAGCGATGGGCGGCGAGGAGCATCTCCCGCATCAAAAGCTTCTGTAGAAGCATTAGAAACCACGGAGATTAAGTCAAAACCGGAGGCATTGGCTTGTGCTGTATGTAAAGATATAGTTGGTGTTGGAGAAATGGTAAAGAAATTGCCTTGTGGACATGGATATCATGAGGATTGTATCATACCATGGTTGGGGTCGAGAAATTCGTGCCTTGTATGTAGGTATGAGTTGTCGACAGATGATGCAGAGTAcgaggaagaaaggaaaaagagagctACTGCTGCCGCTGCCGCTGCCCCGAGTTCTTCTTCCGGTGGCATTGGCGGTATTAGTGGTGATTACGAGATTCAGTTCTTCTAATCACACTGGTGGCATATACGTTTACTTTCTGcaattattttttgattttctttttcaagaattAGCTTATGGTTTCAGATATTTTGACTCGTGGAACTTTATTTGTGGACTAGCTTGAGAAATTGtaaatttgtttcttcttttcttgttaaTGTAAATAAGATTTACTTTGATAAAAAACTTGTTTCTTCTTTATCTCGAGCATCGTGTTCTTGGGGTTAGATAACATGGAAACTGAAACATTTGCACCTATGAAATTAATGATATCATTTTAAACATGATATGCTATGCTATTGAGGTATGCAATTTAACATGTGCATTTGGGTGCTTTAGGAGCTTTACTTATGTCATAAAATGCAGTTAATTTCTAATTTCTTGTAATAATCTTTATTTGTTCAGTCTGGCAAACCGCAGCTATTAAAGGAGTGTTCACATCGATGGTTCTTTGCGTGCATAATAGATGTTATACCTTTAATTGAAACTGCAGATGCAGAACATTGATGTATTCTTTAGAAACCCTGACCGTAATGATCTCCCCAGTGTATTCAAGCTGAATCTTTGCTGAACGTCAGTCAATGCTGCTGCCTGTGCTAGCTCCCAGTGTAATGCATGATACTTGGTCGGAGATTTGCGGAAAGGCGTATGATTTGCACAATCTCTTGTGTGCTTGGATTCAAGTTCTCATTAGCGTTTTGCTGTTTTAATGCATGAAAACGCGTCTTGGCCACCGAGATTGTAAAGTGcctatttacttatttatttgtgTGCAAAATTCATGACTTGCATTTTCTGCTCCTGTTGTGTGATGCGTTTTCATTTTGAATCTTTGTATGGAGATGAGAGCAGATATTTATTTTAAGAAGTTCTTGAGTTCGAATTCCTGGTTCTTatgtataataataataaaaatcaaCCGTAGCTTGAAGTGAAACTTGATGTAAAGATGCATCATGTTTTACTACAATTTTAGGTTGTTGTAATTTTGTGCATTTAGCTTGATGAATGCCCGTGCACTCTCAATGTTGATGCCCTAGCCGCCAACTGGGAAGCTTTCATTCTAGCTCCCGCCCATGAAAAGGGGTGAAGAAACAGGTTTTAGACGAGAACTTGATGATGATCTTCTCTCCTCCTAATGAGATTTCGTGAGAATGGCCGCCCTCGGAACCGGAAAGCCGTAGCGTTCTCAATATTGGTTTGGTAGATTTCTGCTATTCCACTTCCACTTCCTGTGTGCTTTTTCAGTAAACGGTTGTTGTACGGTACATTGATTTTTAAATTACTACTACTACAagtaaaatcttgtccaaaccaaaaaataaaagaaaaagaaaagattgaatACGTGTCTAAATGTCGATGGGTAAAACCGAGGTAGAATTGGGAGGTGGAACACAGGATcctaatcttttattttttttaagtatattATTTGGTTGGCAAATTAGCTACTAATTTAGCTAAAACCCACAATATGTCTCGCGCAGCGCAACAAAACGCCACTAGGCAACTGCTGGTGTGTAAAGTCCAAAAAAACAGCAGCTCCTTCTCCTAAAAGCTGAAATTGAGAATCCCCATAAGTCACCAAACACAACATCATCTCGCTAGTCGCCACTCAATGGCTTTCGGATTTCTTGTTTGAACCTCCGAGCGATGAGGAAATCGAGTACGGGCACGACGACAGTAAGGACGACTCAGGCGAAGAAGACGGAGAAGCGGAAAACGACGCCGTTAACGAGGAGGAAGACGAAATATCAATTTCTCCAgctaaaaagaataaaaaaatccaAGCACTCTCCCTGGGATTTCTCTTCCTACTCCCAATCAGTTGCCGACGGGCATGCCCGCCGCTGCACCACTTGAGGACCACTCAATTGAGTTTCGATTGGCCGTGCCTGAAAGAGAAGGGTATATTGGGAATCCAGACGATTACGTAGATACGGCGGGTTATGAAGCTTTGCAGCAAAACCTGGCCGAAACTGATAGCGATGGGCGGCGAGGAGCATCTCCCGCATCAAAAGCTTCTGTAGAAGCATTAGAAACCACGGAGATTAAGTCAAAACCGGAGGCATTGGCTTGTGCTGTATGTAAAGATATAGTTGGTGTTGGAGAAATGGTAAAGAAATTGCCTTGTGGACATGGATATCATGAGGATTGTATCATACCATGGTTGGGGTCGAGAAATTCGTGCCTTGTATGTAGGTATGAGTTGTCGACAGATGATGCAGAGTAcgaggaagaaaggaaaaagagagctACTGCTGCCGCTGCCGCTGCCCCGAGTTCTTCTTCCGGTGGCATTGGCGGTATTAGTGGTGATTACGAGATTCAGTTCTTCTAATCACACTGGTGGCATATACGTTTACTTTCTGcaattattttttgattttctttttcaagaattAGCTTATGGTTTCAGATATTTTGACTCGTGGAACTTTATTTGTGGACTAGCTTGAGAAATTGtaaatttgtttcttcttttcttgttaaTGTAAATAAGATTTACTTTGATAAAAAACTTGTTTCTTCTTTATCTCGAGCATCGTGTTCTTGGGGTTAGATAACATGGAAACTGAAACATTTGCACCTATGAAATTAATGATATCATTTTAAACATGATATGCTATGCTATTGAGGTATGCAATTTAACATGTGCATTTGGGTGCTTTAGGAGCTTTACTTATGTCATAAAATGCAGTTAATTTCTAATTTCTTGTAATAATCTTTATTTGTTCAGTCTGGCAAACCGCAGCTATTAAAGGAGTGTTCACATCGATGGTTCTTTGCGTGCATAATAGATGTTATACCTTTAATTGAAACTGCAGATGCAGAACATTGATGTATTCTTTAGAAACCCTGACCGTAATGATCTCCCCAGTGTATTCAAGCTGAATCTTTGCTGAACGTCAGTCAATGCTGCTGCCTGTGCTAGC
Above is a genomic segment from Coffea eugenioides isolate CCC68of chromosome 5, Ceug_1.0, whole genome shotgun sequence containing:
- the LOC113771218 gene encoding E3 ubiquitin-protein ligase CIP8-like, yielding MPAAAPLEDHSIEFRLAVPEREGYIGNPDDYVDTAGYEALQQNLAETDSDGRRGASPASKASVEALETTEIKSKPEALACAVCKDIVGVGEMVKKLPCGHGYHEDCIIPWLGSRNSCLVCRYELSTDDAEYEEERKKRATAAAAAAPSSSSGGIGGISGDYEIQFF